A section of the Mesorhizobium loti genome encodes:
- a CDS encoding RNA pyrophosphohydrolase, which produces MAKTKKVDREALPYRPCVGLMILNGEGLVWVGHRIVEPDSEFAGATQLWQMPQGGIDKGEEPLQAAERELYEETGMRGVSLLAEAPDWINYDLPDHLVGIALKGRYRGQTQKWFAFRFHGDSDEIQINPPPGGHTAEFDKWSWRPMRDLPDLIVPFKRKVYEDVVAAFRHLVP; this is translated from the coding sequence ATGGCAAAGACGAAAAAGGTCGACCGCGAAGCGCTGCCTTATCGTCCCTGTGTCGGGCTGATGATCCTCAATGGCGAAGGCCTGGTCTGGGTCGGGCATCGTATTGTCGAACCCGACAGCGAATTCGCAGGCGCGACGCAGCTCTGGCAGATGCCGCAAGGCGGCATCGACAAGGGCGAGGAGCCGCTGCAGGCCGCGGAGCGGGAGCTCTATGAGGAAACCGGCATGCGCGGCGTCTCGCTGCTCGCCGAGGCTCCGGACTGGATCAACTACGATCTGCCGGACCATCTGGTCGGCATTGCCCTGAAAGGGCGGTATCGCGGCCAGACGCAGAAATGGTTCGCCTTCCGCTTTCATGGCGATAGCGACGAAATCCAGATCAATCCGCCGCCTGGTGGCCACACCGCCGAATTCGACAAATGGTCGTGGCGGCCGATGCGGGACCTGCCCGACCTGATCGTGCCGTTCAAGCGCAAGGTCTATGAAGACGTGGTGGCGGCGTTCCGGCACCTCGTGCCGTAG